GCCCGATTGTGGCCCGCGGGGGCAGCAGACGCGCCGTGTCTTATTGCGGAGTTCGTCGATATATTTGCCGGGAAATGCCTGGACGATCGAACTAAGTTGATCTAACGTCTTGTTTCAAAGGGGAGTTCGAAGCGAGCAGCGTTGGTTCCGCGCTGGCGTTAATATTATGCGAAATAGCGGACCGTGGATTAGATGGAAAGATACCGTGTTTAAACACGGTGTCTCGCTGTCCACTTAATGTTAGGCCTTCATAGACATGCGCTTCACCGTCGTTACGTACGGCACCGAAGGAGATACGCGACCGATAGTGGCGTTGTGCCGAGGGCTGATAGCGATCGGTCACAGCGTTCATCTATTCGCTGATCGTTCGACGCTCTCGACGGCAAAGCTTCTCGGTGTGGCGGCTACGCCTCTGGCAGGAGACATGCGGGAGGCAGCTGATCCGGATGCGGCGCTCTCAAGGCTGATGAAAGATGGTGGTGGAGTTCAACGGATGACTCGTGCCGTTGCGCGGATCGCCAACGCCAATACGGCTGCTTGGATGGAGTGCGTTCTGAAGGACGCGCGATCATCGGATGCCATTCTCTTTTCGGGAATTGCGAGCTATATCGGCCTCTCGGTTGGAGAGTGCCTGAACATTCCGGCTATCGGGCTGGGCCTTTGGCCGATATCGCCAACGAGAGAGTTCGCCTCACCCCTGCTCAGACCTTGGCGGATGCCAGGGTGGCTCAACCTAGCCAGTCACCACGCTGTGAACCGATTACTGTGGCGACACTTTCGCAGAAGTTTGAATGAGGCGCGCCGCAAGATTGCCAGCCAGCCAAACCGTCGTGCTATGTGGCGGCGATATCCGGTCATGTATGGAGTTTCGCGGTATTTGGTGCCGCAGCCAAAGGATTGGCCAGCTGAGTGGCAGATCTGTGGGGCATGGCGTATCCCGGAGGGCCTGTGGACGCCTCAGGACGATCTCGCTGAGTTCATTGCTGATGGTCCCCCGCCGATATACATAGGGTTCGGAAGCATGGGCGGGTTTGACAAAGGGAGGCTCCTTGCGGTGGTCATTGATGCTGTAGCTGGTCGAAGGGCAATCTTCTATCCTGGCTGGAGCGGTATTGTATCTACGGAACTACCATCCAACTTCTTCACGGTAGGAGAGACGTCGCATGCCTGGCTTTTCCCACGGATGTCTATGGTGATTCATCATGGAGGCGCCGGTACATCACATTCCGCTGCACAAGCAGGTGTGCCTTCGATCGTGATTCCGTTTGCCGGCGATCAGTTCTTCTGGGCTCATAGGTTGGCCTGTGCAGGTATCGCCCCAGCGTATGTGGAGCATACTAGGATCGATGCCGCGGTCCTTGCTGATGCAATTTCGTATGCAGAGCGTGATGACGTCCGGGACCGCGCCAAGAAGCTGGCTGCGGTCATTTCTCAGGAAGATGGGGTGCGCAACGCCGTTGAAGGCATCGCGCGCGTTCTCGAAGAGGCCTAACATTCAGATGCAGCGGACATGTCAAAAGCGTCACGCCCCTTGCATGCGCAAGGGCCGCGCCGCTTTTGCCATGCCGCTGATCTGAGCGTTAGGCCGCCGGAATCGAGCGAGCGCCAGTGCAGTGGAGAGGTTCCTTCGGTCGAGCGAGGAGAGCATCGTCAGCATCAGGAACCTCACCGCGATCCTCCGCGGTCATTCGAATGCCAGGTTTGCCTTCGCCACTTCGAGTGGCAGACTTGAAGCGCACGCAATGGCCGTAGCATGGGGAGTTCTGATAGGTTGCGGCAGTTGGAGGGCGAGGCTTTAGTCGACGAAGTGCCAGTCGGAGAGGCGGACTTCGGTCGCGGCGCTCCGAGCGTCGCAGCTGCCGAGGAGAAACGTGTCCAGAGATGCGAGCATGGGTGGCAAAGCGCATCCGTCATCAGTGCATTGGCGGTCGGGCGAAATTCGTAAGCGCCGCTTGGGGCAGAGGCAAGCCATCGAAGCGATTCGGCTTCGAGCAGCAGGTCACCCTTCGTTCAAATGGGGGATCGGCCACAGCGGCAAAGTCGAATGTTTCGTTCCTGGCAGCTTCGGCACGGTGGTCGCCGGCCGCCTAACAATGCGCTGCAGACGGACGCAACTACTCGTCACGATTCTTGCCGGGGCAAGAATCGCGCCGAGTAGTCGCGCCGCTGAGCTTTAGCGTTATACGCCCTGGAGACGTTAGCTCGTGAGCACAGTAGCGTTTCGCTCCAAGGTCGACGTGTGGCTCGCCGTCGTGATTGTCGGCATTTTTCCCGCCATCGCTACCATCTTTGTGCGGTCGGGTTCGTCCGCTGCTTTT
Above is a genomic segment from Gammaproteobacteria bacterium containing:
- a CDS encoding glycosyltransferase translates to MRFTVVTYGTEGDTRPIVALCRGLIAIGHSVHLFADRSTLSTAKLLGVAATPLAGDMREAADPDAALSRLMKDGGGVQRMTRAVARIANANTAAWMECVLKDARSSDAILFSGIASYIGLSVGECLNIPAIGLGLWPISPTREFASPLLRPWRMPGWLNLASHHAVNRLLWRHFRRSLNEARRKIASQPNRRAMWRRYPVMYGVSRYLVPQPKDWPAEWQICGAWRIPEGLWTPQDDLAEFIADGPPPIYIGFGSMGGFDKGRLLAVVIDAVAGRRAIFYPGWSGIVSTELPSNFFTVGETSHAWLFPRMSMVIHHGGAGTSHSAAQAGVPSIVIPFAGDQFFWAHRLACAGIAPAYVEHTRIDAAVLADAISYAERDDVRDRAKKLAAVISQEDGVRNAVEGIARVLEEA